A genome region from Candidatus Caldatribacterium sp. includes the following:
- a CDS encoding NAD-dependent deacetylase has product MSWNPQEVAALLWERKPWLVLTGAGISTESGIPDFRTPQTGLWERYDPIEVLSREALFNRPQVFFGVGFRVLMRFKDACPNRAHEILAEWEKLGIVEAIVTQNIDGLHTEAGSQRVLEIHGHLRSGHCIMCRATFPISVLEEKVARGEIPPRCPCGGMIRPDVVLFGDMLPPSFEEATELAHRLPLLVIGSSLQVSPANFLPSYAPLLGIINLTPTPFDWKARFVIHERASKALEAIHEVLRSKFL; this is encoded by the coding sequence ATGTCCTGGAACCCTCAGGAAGTTGCCGCCCTCCTCTGGGAGAGAAAGCCCTGGCTTGTCCTCACGGGAGCGGGAATCTCCACCGAAAGCGGCATTCCCGACTTCCGAACGCCCCAGACAGGCCTCTGGGAAAGGTACGACCCCATCGAGGTTCTCTCGCGGGAAGCCCTCTTCAATCGCCCTCAGGTCTTCTTCGGAGTGGGCTTTCGGGTCCTCATGCGCTTTAAAGACGCCTGCCCGAACAGAGCCCACGAGATTCTTGCCGAATGGGAGAAGCTCGGGATTGTGGAGGCCATCGTCACCCAGAACATCGATGGCCTCCACACCGAGGCAGGTTCCCAGCGGGTCCTTGAAATCCACGGACACCTCCGCTCGGGCCACTGCATCATGTGTCGGGCAACTTTTCCCATTTCGGTCCTTGAGGAGAAAGTCGCCCGGGGCGAGATTCCACCCCGCTGTCCCTGCGGCGGGATGATCCGGCCGGATGTCGTGCTCTTCGGGGACATGCTCCCTCCTTCTTTTGAGGAGGCCACAGAGCTTGCTCACCGCCTTCCTCTTCTTGTCATCGGCTCGAGTCTCCAGGTGTCCCCGGCGAACTTCCTCCCCTCCTATGCGCCCCTTCTTGGCATCATCAACCTCACGCCGACGCCCTTTGACTGGAAGGCCCGCTTTGTCATCCACGAGAGGGCTTCAAAGGCCCTTGAGGCAATCCATGAGGTCTTAAGATCCAAATTCCTGTAG
- a CDS encoding S1 RNA-binding domain-containing protein, whose product MVEVGSIVEGKVVGITRFGAFVELEDGKRGLVHISEIAHHFVKDVNDYLKINDQVKVKVIGISPDGKIDLSIKRVNEDQEYLEKLERSRASFEQKMNRFLKQSQEKLSDLKRYQNGKKKR is encoded by the coding sequence ATGGTGGAAGTCGGTAGCATCGTGGAAGGGAAGGTCGTTGGTATCACCCGTTTTGGAGCTTTTGTCGAACTTGAGGATGGGAAACGGGGCCTCGTGCATATCTCCGAAATCGCCCACCACTTCGTGAAGGACGTGAACGATTACCTCAAAATCAACGACCAGGTGAAGGTGAAAGTTATCGGTATTTCCCCTGATGGGAAGATTGATCTCTCCATCAAGCGGGTGAATGAAGACCAGGAGTACCTGGAGAAGCTCGAGCGGAGCCGGGCGAGCTTCGAGCAGAAGATGAACCGGTTCCTCAAGCAGAGCCAGGAGAAGCTCTCAGACCTCAAGAGGTATCAGAACGGGAAGAAGAAGCGCTGA